Within Cucumis melo cultivar AY chromosome 4, USDA_Cmelo_AY_1.0, whole genome shotgun sequence, the genomic segment TGCACACTCAACAAATTTGATACGCTTGATACACATGATGTACTGCAGATACACTTAGTTTTATTTACTGATACATTTGATATGCTTGAAGTCTTACTTATCAACTTAATATACTATTGATATACACTTGTCAACTTGATTGATATACCTGATAATGGTTCACTTTACTAATATGTTGATAtactttaataatatattgCTTATATACTTTGGAATGATATATTGAATTATATCgttcatatatttaataatactGTAATAAactgcataaaatttgaaaaaaaaatgaaaatcacaTAGTAAGTATATCAAAAATGATACAaagtaaaatagaaaaaaagcaacacaaaaaaataaaacaaaatcatttaaaatcaaatttaactCAAAATACACATGGAAGAAAGTAGAGAAAAATCACAAACGAAATTAAATTACTCTGAGCAACAACTATTATACTTCACACTGGAATTAGTATGCCATTGATATCCAAAAATCAAACGAAACAAATTGTTTTTATGATATAAGAAAGGATGATTAGGACCATAAAAGGGGAAGAAAGAATACATATGTTATTGAAGAAATAAATTGTTTTTCAGAAATAATGATTACGACCTTAAAAAGTGGgagaaaaaataagaaatgattAGTACattaaaaaggagaaaaaagaaaataagttaTTGAATGATAGCGTAAGAACAATaacaaattttatataaaaatattttaaaatataaaaattttgtcatatttgtaaaattctaaaataatgTATTATATTTGCTATAACATATTCTTAAAATGCTACCCATTATAATTTTCCAAATAACAATACATGGGTATTGGTTAGTATAAAAGATATACTATTGCGTTTGATTGACCACACAATCATCTTTCCTTTTATCCATTAGAAGACAATAATGGACGATACAACAAACATACACAAAAGTAGATTAAGCATTCATTAGGTTTCTAGAATACACAATCTAATAAATTCtacaaataatttgaaattggaTTAAGATTTTGAAAGCTAAAGTTATGTCGTTCTTATAAGTATTTTTGCAAAGTCAATACATTAACTTGATAAGCGTtaccaaaaagaaagaaaggtcaACTACAAATACTTGTAgatttaattaaagaaaaaaacatcaGTATCAATTTGGACAGAGTCACATAaaataaagtttattttttttaaaaaaaaataataataaaaaaaaagaattgttcAAAATCCTTAACATAGAAGCCATAAACAAAGAGATCtgaaggggaaaaaaaaaagtcagaAACAAAGCCAAAGGGCACCCCGTTTCCATAATATTTCATGGGTTGACTTTGACTTGCTGATCAAGAAAGAACGCCTTATGCCATGCTCCTCACTCCCTTTCCTTCtacaactatatatataattatatatagcttctacattaaaaaaacataaatgcTTTGTGTGAGCGTGTGAGCCTTCACGTGTGAACCGAAGAAGCACCCACACAATTTCTCATCTCATCCGCCCGCCAATCGCGAAGAGGGAAACAAAGGAAACCATTGCAGTTTTCTTGTAAGGTCACCCAGTTCGTAATTAAATTcaattgctttttttttttttttttttttttctcttttctactTTACTTAGACATTTTACAAAAGTgattttattacaaaaaaagtATTGGTTTCAGTTCAAAATTGGAAACTTCGTAGTCGTCTCCACCAAGCAACAACCTTCATAAATACCCACCCACCCCCACACGCGGTTATAGTTATTATACTTGCCCTTTCCCCCACCCCCTCTTCCTCATACTCACAAGAAACGAGTTCCCAATTTTTCATTTCCCACCTCCGAAACCCTAATTCTGTCGCCGACATGAACCTCACCCAACCCCAGCACATCGAAAGCGACCTCCAAGTCGAATCCTTGGCTTTCCACGACAAATTAAATCTTCACAACGGTGaacaagatgaagaagatgaaggtgATGAAGATTTCTCCTTTGTGTGCGTCAATCCTGATGCTTCCTCCCCAATCAGCGCCGACGATGCCTTCTATAACGGCCAGATCCGTCCCGTTTACCCACTCTTCGATCGAGACCTCCTCTTTGTAGACGAAACGCTTCCGCCGCCCTTGAGGAAGGTGTTCGTGGAAAAGCCTGATACTGATCTGGCATCCGTATCGGAGTCGGAGGGAGCTATTGAGGGCACCTACTGCGAGTGGTCTCCGGCAACGGCAGAGCTCGGGAAGAAGAGCAACTCCACTGGCTTCTCCAAGCTTTGGAGATTCCGGGACTTTATGACGGTGCACCGAAGCAGCAGTGATGGCAAAAACGCCTTCGTTTTCTTGAGCAATAACCATCCCTCCACCACCTCTAGGAGCAATAACAGTCCCTCCACCACCTGTAGTTCCAGTTCCCCCAATTCTTCCTCCAAAAACAGCAGCCCCCACAAGCAGCTTCCACCTCAAACATCATCCTCCCCCCATCAGACACACTATGTTAAAAGCAGAGCCCAGAAGAAGCAAGTCCACAAACACAAGTCCTATCTCCCCTACCGCCAGGATTTGGTTGGCTTCTTCACCACCGTCAATGGATTCACCAAAAATGTCCATCCTTTCTAATTCAgtattcttttattcttcccTTTCTTTATAATTTCTTGTAAATATCTCTACCCCCAACAACCCATAATTTTGGAATTACCAATGCAATACGATGCGATGCGACAGAActttaaattcttttctttgTACATTCATTCTCCATTCTCTATTCTGTTGGTATGTATTGTGAACTTGTCTTAAAAAGAAATAGAGTAGTGAGTGATTTTATTGCAttatgaaatttgaaattttggaagaCAATTAGAGCAGAGAACATCAAAAGATGAGCAATAGTTTAGGGACTTGCCACTTGGATGTCTCACAAGCTTACAATTGAATGGTAAAACATGAAGTTGAGAAGTTATTGTGTTTGTGAAATGGGCATGAGGCTAAATTGTGGCGAAAATAGTAGAATACTTTTTTGGATCGATCGAGTTTGTTATcgatattttttattaattttgtagaAAAGCCTAAAACGTTTTACGAAAATCCCCCAGGTCccaaaaaatattattatattaactTTCTATATATCCTTTTCTTAATAAAACTTAAAATCTCGTTGACCAAGTCAACAAGTTTCTTAAAGTTTTTGGTTCCAATCCAACCTTTACCTTCCCTATTTTGGCAACAAAATCAAATCAAGGATATAATGACATAGAAGCTCATTGAACACTTTCTTAATGTCTGAACAATGACAAAAAAAACTTTCTTGAAAATATACAACAATCTAGGTGTGTTAACTTCTTTTTATGTTGGTTATCGTTTTAGCTAAATGGTAACAACATGTCAAATTGgccaaaagaaattaaaagtgCGGGTTTTGGTAACCAAAGTCTTCAAAACATAAAAACACACGCAAAGCATGTAGAATATCATTtacaacaaaaaacaaacaaaaaaaaatacatgtTTGTAAAGAATCTATTTACAATCTCGAGGCAAATTAGAGGATAACACTGTCAAGAATGAGATATTTTATTAAAGAATTCATGACATTTACACTGACATTATTCCACTGGATTAGTGTTTTTAATGCATTATATGCAACGCCTAAGGGCCATTGTTGGGATAAATATACCCCGAGTTATCACACATAATACATTAAAAATATTACTTCATCAAAATCTCCGGACTCAATCAATGGCTCTTGGGGCTACTTCATCTAATCTTGGTCGAGATTCATGATCATAATTGGCATA encodes:
- the LOC103489939 gene encoding uncharacterized protein LOC103489939; amino-acid sequence: MNLTQPQHIESDLQVESLAFHDKLNLHNGEQDEEDEGDEDFSFVCVNPDASSPISADDAFYNGQIRPVYPLFDRDLLFVDETLPPPLRKVFVEKPDTDLASVSESEGAIEGTYCEWSPATAELGKKSNSTGFSKLWRFRDFMTVHRSSSDGKNAFVFLSNNHPSTTSRSNNSPSTTCSSSSPNSSSKNSSPHKQLPPQTSSSPHQTHYVKSRAQKKQVHKHKSYLPYRQDLVGFFTTVNGFTKNVHPF